Proteins encoded by one window of Cannabis sativa cultivar Pink pepper isolate KNU-18-1 chromosome 4, ASM2916894v1, whole genome shotgun sequence:
- the LOC115712787 gene encoding non-functional NADPH-dependent codeinone reductase 2-like has translation MASTTIPKLGLGSSTGLRSIPVIGLGTASNDKDSIPLKNAVLEAIKLGYTHFDTASVYGSEQGLGEAIAEALKLGLVASRDELFITSKLWITDNHPHLVLPSLKTSLGNLQLEYLDLYLVHSPISAKPGRAVFPTDEKDLMPMDFKSVWEAMEECQRLGLTKSIGVSNFSCKKLQNILSFATIPPSVNQVEMNPTWQQKKLREFCGDNNIVVTAYSPLGAKGASWGTNQVWDNQVLIDIAKARGKTVAQVSLRWIYEQGASVVVKSYNKERLKENLDIFDWELTEDDLHKINLIPQNRTSLCEGFVSPENGPYKSLEEFWDGEI, from the exons ATGGCATCGACCACCATTCCAAAGCTGGGTTTGGGTTCCTCCACAGGCCTGAGGAGCATCCCTGTAATTGGTCTTGGAACAGCTTCAAACGACAAAGACTCAATTCCCCTTAAAAATGCAGTCTTGGAAGCTATTAAGCTTGGCTACACACACTTTGACACGGCCTCTGTATATGGGTCAGAACAGGGTCTTGGGGAAGCCATAGCTGAAGCTCTAAAACTTGGCCTTGTTGCTTCTCGAGATGAACTTTTCATCACTTCCAAGCTTTGGATTACTGATAACCACCCTCATCTCGTTCTCCCTTCTCTTAAAACATCACTTGG GAATCTTCAGCTAGAGTACCTTGATTTGTATCTGGTACACTCGCCCATAAGTGCAAAGCCAGGGAGGGCTGTATTTCCCACTGATGAAAAAGACCTAATGCCAATGGATTTTAAATCTGTATGGGAAGCCATGGAAGAATGTCAAAGACTTGGCCTCACTAAGTCCATTGGTGTTAGCAATTTCTCTTGCAAGAAGCTTCAAAACATTCTCTCTTTTGCTACTATCCCTCCCTCTGTCAACCAA GTGGAAATGAACCCAACTTGGCAACAAAAAAAGCTAAGAGAATTTTGTGgtgataataatattgttgtGACTGCCTACTCACCATTAGGAGCTAAAGGAGCTAGTTGGGGTACCAATCAGGTTTGGGATAATCAAGTGCTTATAGATATAGCCAAAGCTAGAGGAAAGACTGTTGCTCAG GTTAGTCTTAGGTGGATATATGAGCAAGGGGCAAGTGTTGTGGTGAAGAGTTACAACAAGGAAAGATTGAAGGAGAACCTTGACATATTTGATTGGGAACTAACAGAGGATGATCTTCACAAGATTAATTTGATTCCACAGAACAGAACTAGTCTTTGTGAGGGTTTTGTTTCACCTGAAAATGGTCCCTACAAATCACTTGAAGAATTCTGGGATGGAGAGATCTAA